The sequence below is a genomic window from Candidatus Poribacteria bacterium.
ATTCCCCACGCATCTCCTCTCTGCCGCCAAATACATAGATGTCGGTGGAAAAAACGGCAGCTCTGGCAGAAATCCGCGCTGTCGGCATACTTGCAGCTTTCCGCCATGTGTTCGTCCGTGTGTCATAGACATCTACCGTTGAAAGTGCAGGGGCACCACCCCCTAAATTTTTATGGTGATCGAAACCGCCGGTCAGATAAATTTTACCATTCACAGCAGCGGCTGCCATGCCTCTTCTCCATGTTGGCAGTTCGGATACCTGTTCCCAATTTCCAGCAAAACTGTTAGCGGCACCAACGAGGAAAAGGATAAGAGCCCATTGCAAATACCTGCATTTTGCGAACATAGTTTTCTCCTTATACGGTTAGAACGTGCGTTCGAGATCAGACATTCGGAAAGAGAAGCTTTTTTCCCGTTAAAGACACAATTTTAGAGTAGCAAAGGTGCATAAAATTGGCACGTTAGCTGTGTATAAAGAACAAGACTTACGCAATTTTGACGATATGACGTTCCATTAGAGGAGAAACGCTCAAGAATCACAAGTGTTTTCAGGGCACAACCTAACAGGTTATGCTACAAAAGAGCGACCTGCGTAAGTCGTAAAGAAATTATTCCTGAAAATCGATTCGATTTGATGAGACACAAAAAATCTGTCTACGGCGAGGGTATCGTAGAATCGACATTTAGCGGTTTCTCAATAAGCACAACCGGTGCCTGACAGCAATCGCAATTCCCGGGGGCAACCGCTCGGATGTAACATATATCGCAGTAGTAATAGAGTTCATGTATCACACCATCTTTGACAGAATAAAACCGGATGACTTCCAATAGTTGCGTGTTGGGAAAGACGCGACCCTTGAGAATCAGATCTTTCTCATGGAGCTGCTCATCCACAAAGAGCGCCTCCGCCAGCGATGTCGGTAAAAGCGTATAGTATCGTCCATCCTCGGTCTTGACACCGTATAGAGGATCGCGGGTTTTCAAGAGTTCTACGGCATAGTGCGTGTGCATCTCCTCCGCCAAGCAGACGATTTTGCCTCGGAGTTCGACTTCTTGCGGTTTCTCTTTTGGCGTAGCTTGCAAGCCAAAACTTGCTGTTTGAGGATCGGTTGTAGGTGTGGCTCCGCTTATCAGAAAGATCAGAATAACAAAAAATGGGGATAATCGTTTGAAATTACGCATTTTTAATTTTTTGCTCCTGGACCGCTCTCCATTCCATTACGAGCGGGTTTCTGGTTCGCCGCGTCCTGATAGCGGGAATCAACACTCCATCGGACCTGATAACTGACATTCGGAATGGAGCGGTGTGGAGTGAGATTGGTGAGTAGAAGTACGCTGCCAAACTTAACAGGGACCACTACCAGATCAACTTCAGGCAATTCATCCGTTAGAAATAGTCTTATATTTGGACCAATTCAACCAGAATGCCGTCCGGGTCCTTCGCACACGCAACACCGACTGCGTCCGGCGCGCCTATCGGTTCAGATAGAAATTCAACACCCTTCTGCTTTAAGGCATCAACGGTTTCCTGAATATCCTCTACAAAAAAGGTAAGCCAGCGGACACCCGCTGAGAATCCATCTGCTGGTGTCGGCGGTGGTGATTCAATATCCATCAGCTTCAGAACGGATGCGCGTGTGGCATCCGAGGACAATGTGTTACCGGCTTTAAGCCGGACCTGGCGAAAGCCTGTTGGCGCAAGTCCGACACCGCGTGCGAGGTCATCTGGAATTTCCAACTCCAGCACGATCTCAAGTCCCAACTTGTTGTGATAAAAGTCGAGTGACGCTTCAAAGTCGCTACAGGTAATAGCGATGTCGATGGTTGAATGCGATAAGTTTAGCATGGATTTCTAATCTCCTGTCAGAACGAAGATTGCCTCTCGAAATTGACCGAGTGGACGCTCGCCATAGGTAATGTCCACAGGTATGACAATTCTGCTTGTCTGGGTTACAAACCCCTCCCACTCACTGGGTGGAATTGGAACGGAAAAATCGATGTGTCCGTCTGATCTCGCTGGAATTGTTGTTTCTGCGGGAGAAAGTTCCGTATTCCATGCACTCGGCAGGATCGGCTGGGCAATTGCTGTGCGTGGTTCATAAGAATGGTTCGTTATCTCCACGCGGAGCTGTGCCGTTTCTCCAAGCACAATCTCCTGTTCATAAGGATAACACCGGACCCAATGTTCGTCCATGCCGTAGTTGGCGTGGTCCCAAGGAAAAAGTTCAGTATAGCATTTTTCACGTTCGGCGAGTGTGTCCAGCATACACTGAATCTCAGCATCCGTAAAATCAAAGGCTGGATCGACATGGCAGTTAAAAATATGCGTCGGTTTGAGCTGCTGAATACGCCGCAGACATTTTTCGTAACCGGCATCTTTGCCGAGCAAATTCCGATTGCCTGAACAATAGTCATCAATTCCCGCCATCGTGAAGGAATCCCCTGCAAAAAACATCCGAACCCCGCGTCCCTCAACGAGCAATCCACCGTGATAATAGGTCTGTCCTGGAAAATGGTATGCCGTCATTGTGAACTCATTCCACTGCCAAGAATCTCCATCACAGGTAATGCGATCGACCCGGGTAACCGAAGGCGAAATACATGGAAGTCGGAAACCGCTCGGATTTGTGATCACTCGCGCGACAACCGAATCCGTTATCGTTTCGCAACGGAAGGTCGCTTGAAACTCAGGGATAGCGTCAACATGGTCATCGTGGTAGTGTGTTATCCAAAATTGGGTAACCTCCGACATTTCACCGTCTGCTTGTAATTGTTGGATCTGTTTGATAACATTCGGTGAGCCGCAATCCATCACGAACGCCTCACTGTTTTCGGAGATAATCAGCCAGGTTGTGCCGAAATGGCGGAGGAATTCGGGGGGTAGCTTTCCCTCTCGAATAGGCATGTGTCCCGCGCGTCCCTCAAA
It includes:
- a CDS encoding VOC family protein → MLNLSHSTIDIAITCSDFEASLDFYHNKLGLEIVLELEIPDDLARGVGLAPTGFRQVRLKAGNTLSSDATRASVLKLMDIESPPPTPADGFSAGVRWLTFFVEDIQETVDALKQKGVEFLSEPIGAPDAVGVACAKDPDGILVELVQI
- a CDS encoding MBL fold metallo-hydrolase — its product is MQTRFSRLSHHLYVYHGHINMGILRDGARALLIDPSGTTLRTTLSDLGITDVEQILFTHHHRDSTAGFPMSDNVRVGIPAKEAAWFSGVETFWNDPQYRWHLYNYRPHNLMLANPIPVTDTYAEGAQFEWGPASLTVLETPGHTDGSVTYLIDVDGERFAFSGDLIYDEGQLWELYSLQKGQQTSDYHGFLGARDALTESLEKIRGASPTTLVPTHGVVMDSPDRAIDELLQRVAHCYDRYVAISALRHYFPKLFAEFEGRAGHMPIREGKLPPEFLRHFGTTWLIISENSEAFVMDCGSPNVIKQIQQLQADGEMSEVTQFWITHYHDDHVDAIPEFQATFRCETITDSVVARVITNPSGFRLPCISPSVTRVDRITCDGDSWQWNEFTMTAYHFPGQTYYHGGLLVEGRGVRMFFAGDSFTMAGIDDYCSGNRNLLGKDAGYEKCLRRIQQLKPTHIFNCHVDPAFDFTDAEIQCMLDTLAEREKCYTELFPWDHANYGMDEHWVRCYPYEQEIVLGETAQLRVEITNHSYEPRTAIAQPILPSAWNTELSPAETTIPARSDGHIDFSVPIPPSEWEGFVTQTSRIVIPVDITYGERPLGQFREAIFVLTGD